ATCAGTTAATGTGGgcgacaaaataaaatcagattatgttttattattaagtTTAGAAAGAGATGCTTCATTAAAAGTTTATGCTTTAATGTTAAATCAGACTATTTATTATGGGTACGACTTGTAAGCGTAATTCAAAGTTAAACAAAACCTAGTTGGGAAATGGGAAGATAGAtgatttgataaaaacaaGACACTGTTTGGTTTCAGAGACTTCCTTTAgcatcaaaacacaaacaaaagcGAAGCCTCTTGAGTTACTGCAAATAGAGAATATTATTACCCTTTTGCGACTTGTCAGCTTCAGATATTCTCacttgtattattattttcacgGTAAACAATGCCTTAAATAAGAAACCCTGATTGGACTTTTGATCTGACTCTACTCttcactctttcttcttctttattttcagtCATGATGTCTCTCTAACCCTAATCtcaaaaaatccaaactccttttatttatttctaaaccTTGATTATAGCTAGCAATGATTaatataagaattttttttctggaTAAAGAATTAATTAGAAATTGAGTTGTAAATGTTTTGTGATGTCtaaaattcttttgtttgcaaATTAGATGTAAATTGatatatttgagatttgtaTGAAAGCTAGTTTTATTTTCCCTAAACAAGAAGTTCATTATCTTGGACTTGGAGGTTTTAGAGTTTGAAAGAGTTTacaatttataagaaaaaataatcactatatatatatatatagtgtataTAATGAATTGTTTCACATTAAATTGCAACAACATCAAATAAGGGTAACATACTAACatatagtttgtttgtttactctttaaaaaaagGGGATAAACTAAGAGCTATTTCTGCTATAATTTAGGAACAAACTGGATCACATGACAAAAATGCATCATAAttcatattaaattttgtgtatatCTATTTCTCATGTTTAGAAATAACATTCTTGTGTGTTATACATGTTATCAGTTTTTCTTCCTAGATGGAAGTTTTATTGTTGGAGTCTTTTAAAACCATACTCACTATGTTCCtctttatttgatgttttggattttagatagaaattaataaaaaatatgttttctatttttataaaattatttttttgttagtttagtaattttatttttctttttttattattagtcacaagcaaaaataataacaatatttttataaaacattaattttggtcgaacaagtaaaaataactcaaaacatcaaataattagaaactaaaaaagtaGATATTGTCAAATTTTGTGTTGAGTTCGAATAAGATAATGTGGTCTCCtccaacaaaattatttagaatAAATGCACTTCTATGACATTAGAGAACCAACTAATTTATTTAGaataaaacacacatatatattaacatataAAGTAATTCTAATTGGcttgatataatatataagtaaaaaaatgaTCTTAATAATCTCTAGTTTTCTTGGGTTGATCTCCACGAGTACAATTTGACTGACCATTATAGAAGTTGAGAAGCGTGCATGTAATAAAAGTTGTATATTACAAATtagagaggaaaaagaaagaaagaaaaaagatttgaagatgTGATCAAGTGTGAAAAGTATTGGAGTAGTCTCCAAATTAATAATTTCGATGCTGGGCATTGACAAGATAACTCTGAAGCTCTCAACTTTAAGACCATCACTTCCTCTGCCACCATTTTCACGTTTAcccaaacacacacatatacaaacaaaattttgttagtcAATAATTATCACCAAACTGGGGTTATAACAAGGCTTTTGGATACTTGTGCTTGTTGATGTTCTAGGTTCGTATGATAACAAAGTACATCCGTTATATATATTCGAAACACactttaatattaaaaatatatatccaattTTCTTGTGAAATTTAGATTATTTGGAATTAAACCTATTTCTCTTGTCTTGGCCACTTGACCGGTTTAGTTTTTTAGAcgtattttattatttctgtttagaaaataacaaCATATATCAACTGATTTTTTACTTCCAATCTCTTTTTGTCAGCACACAAATAGAAAAACGTCTGTAAGCTAAGCTATCAACTAAAacattaacatatataatcttttacgttgatagaaaataaacataaatttctgagttattttttttttggttggtgtGTCACTACTTACTTACTACTATACCTTTTTAACAATAAAGAAAcactatttctttttctattcaatataatatatgttttctatttGTATAAATCCATTacctttgtttgttttatacCAAATgttctttatatataagtatatgcCACCTTACTCTATTGAAGTCAAGAACATATCAAAAACCCATGCAAGAAGCTCACAGAGAAAGACCAAAcacttttgtctctttcttcaaaacttttacatATGATCTTTGCCTCTTTTCCTACAATGGGTTTTGCATAACTTTCACCAAAACCCTCCTCAAAAGCCCTTCACATATTCCcaacacaagaaaataaactctAAATCCACTTTCACCaaatcttttcatttttcagcTAAAATGGATTCAACTGTGTTCATCAATAACCCATCTTTAACCTTACCTTTCTCTTACACATTTACCAGTAGCAGCAACAGTAGCACAACAACGAGCACCACCACAGACTCAAGCTCCGGTCAATGGATGGACGGTCGGATTTGGAGCAAGCTACCACCTCCTCTTCTTGACCGCGTCATTGCTTTTCTTCCACCTCCGGCGTTTTTCCGGACACGTTGCGTCTGCAAGAGATTCTACAGTCTACTTTTCTCCAACACCTTCCTCGAGACATATCTACAACTACTTCCTCTCCGACACAActgtttcctcttcttcaaacacaaaaccctaaagagTTACATTTACAAGAGAGGAGGAACAAACGATGATGATTCCAATAAAGCTGAAGGCTTTTTGTTTGATCCTAATGAGATCCGATGGTACCGTCTCTCTTTTGCTTATATCCCTTCAGGGTTTTATCCTTCAGGATCATCAGGAGGGTTAGTGAGTTGGGTCTCCGAAGAAGCTGGTCTTAAAACCATTCTCTTGTGTAACCCTCTTGTCGGATCCGTGAGTCAGTTGCCACCAATATCAAGGCCAAGGCTTTTCCCTTCGATAGGTCTCTCGGTAACACCAACCTCTATTGATGTTACTGTCGCTGGAGATGATCTCATATCTCCTTACGCTGTGAAAAACCTCTCATCGGAGAGTTTCCATGTCGACGCCGGCGGATTCTTTTCCCTCTGGGCGATGACTTCTTCTTTGCCACGGCTTTGTAGCTTGGAATCTGGTAAGATGGTTTACGTGCAAGGCAAGTTTTACTGTATGAACTATAGCCCTTTTAGCGTTTTGTCCTATGAAGTTACTGGAAACCGGTGGATCAAGATTCAAGCTCCGATGAGGAGATTTCTCAGATCTCCAAGCTTGTTAGAGAGCAAAGGGAGGCTTATTCTTGTAGCAGCTGTTGAGAAAAGCAAGTTGAACGTTCCCAAAAGCCTACGACTTTGGAGTTTGCAACAAGATAACGCCACATGGGTCGAGATCGAACGGATGCCTCAGCCGCTCTACACACAGTTTGCAGCAGAAGAAGGTGGAAAAGGATTCGAGTGTGTCGGAAATCAAGAGTTTGTAATGATTGTGTTAAGAGGAACCTCGTTGCAGTTGCTGTTTGATATAGTGAGAAAAAGCTGGCTGTGGGTCCCACCGTGTCCTTACTCCGGCAGTGGTGGCGGTAGCTCAGGTGGCGGTTCAGACGGAGAGGTCTTGCAGGGTTTTGCTTATGACCCGGTGCTTACTACACCGGTGGTTAGTCTTCTTGATCAGTTAACACTTCCATTTCCTGGAGTCTGTTAGTTTTTAGACTTTAAGATAAAGAGACTACTTGTGGTTTCCACTTCTGACGTTAAGACTGCTTgttgttttctcaaaattctgtttcttttaTCTTATTACTGTCTGTATGTAGTAAGTTTATATTTCTAATGTCAAATGTCTAATCTTTGACAACATGTCAACAACATATACAGACAGATTTCTAATTGCGTACAATCCAATCCTAAATccatcaaactcaaaaacataACCCTTGGGAGAATGGTTTCACTTGAGCTTAACCTGGAGAATGAGATGAACTTTGCGGTTCATTATTCTCCTGAGTTCTTCATTGGCCTCAATTCCTATCCTCCTGCAAAATTAGCATCAACATAAGATCATCCTTGAGTCATTGATTAGTCAAAAGAATGAATTATGAACGATCTTGTATGCTCTTACCCGATCTTGCAACCGCCCTTGCCTACAAGAATCTTGCGTTGGCTAAGTTTAGGAGTGATGAGATGCTGTTCAATTCTAAGAGACCCGTCACGCAGCTCTTTCCAGTCCACTAGACGGTGCTCCAGACCATATGGTATTTCCTACAATTTGTTTCAATCAATCCTGTAATTTGTCATCTTGGAATAGACGGAAACTGATACAAAATGTTATACTAGTAGAGGTTGTATTATTACCTGATGGACATGGTCTAGTAATCTCTCCCTAACAACTTCAAGAGAAATGTTCTTCAAGACTTCTTCACTCATCGTGAATGCATCTTCTTCCCATGGTTTTTTAACAGCCTGATCCATTAAGTATTGGGAAAGATCTTTCACTCCTGATCCCTTAAGTCCCGATATCATGAAGTATCTAGAAAACCAAACAGGGAAAAAGCACATTTCAATCAATTCGAAGACTTCCCCGgtaattgtttttaaactgagtctggtatatatatatccaccTTTCATATGCCGGAAGATCTTGGAACTCCTCAGCAACCTTTAATAgatcctttttcttctcaaccAGATCAACTTTGTTCATACATAAAACGCGCTTTTGTTTcggattttcttcttctcccatgTATTTGATCAAGCGTACCACTCTTGAATCGGGACTAGataaatcaaagagaaaacagaattcacaaactacaaaataaGTCTAAGAGAACTCTATTTCTACttgtaattaatgaaaaaCCACAGTCATGATGCCTtcttcaaaagaaagaaatagatgTGTCTTCCCATCGGTTTACGGTTCTCAAGCTTATGGATAATCTCGGAGAGATGAACAAGATATGAAAGATATCGAAACAGAGAAGCTAGAAATAATAATCCCACCCTAAGATACCCcacttgatgatgatgctcaTAACCATACTACTCTCAGTTCCGAGATAACTTATGTAAAGCTAACAAAGTACAAAAACTAGTAAACGACTAACCTCATGAGATGCCTATGGACATCAAACATAACAATGAGGACATCAAACAGGTCAACAGAAGTCCAAGCATTTTGCACACGAGCCTTGATGTCTTTGTAACCATATCCGCTTTTCTTCAGCATCAGACCCGGAGTATCGAAGAAACACTGCAAGGTtcacaaatatcaaaaattcaaTCTACGAATGGCTGATCTCCACAACTAACCATAACGAGTAGTTTACATATGCAACAGATATATAAGAGAAAACTTACGACTTGTGTATCTCCTTTTGTCAATACTCCTAACACTTCATGTGTCGTCGTGTTAGTCTTCCGTGAAGCAGCAGCAACCTTTGTTCCAACCTACACTTGGACATAACGAAACACTAAGCATAACTCTCATCAAGATGCAATAAACAAAGATACACAATCACTTCAAAAATTGCAACTTTAGGACTAATCAAGAGTCATAGCAGCACTACATAAACATATACACAATGTCTCAATTGATTCTCAGAGACCAAATCACAGGAATGTGAAATTAAGGAAATGAGCCAACCATGAAATTAGTCAGCGAAGATTTTCCTGCATTAGGTGGACCGATGATGCCGACATTAAGCGACttctgatcttcttctctaacttCACCTTCACCAAGTTCTTCATCTGGTGACTCTAACGCAGCCTCTAAGAGAGCCTTAGCGAGAATCCTTGACCTATCAACACtatcctcatcatcttcagaactctcttcttctgcaactTTCACTTTACCTTTCTCTGTCAAGTTTCCAAAGAAGGCTTTGTTTACTCTTTCTCTGTACCCTTTATCCCAAGTTGCTTCCTTGGGCTTCTTCACGGAATCTACATTGGAATCGTCGATTGGGTATTGACTACTATCGAAAACAGAGTCGCTGCTTGATCCGTCTTCATTGATGGAAGTGGGTTCGTCTAGATTCGGCTGCGCTGAGTAAAATCGGCGGAGAAAGTTTTGTGCTTGATGGGGATTACGAGGTGTTGTCTTCGTCGTCGTTCGTGAGATGGAAATTAGTATACGTAGAGATCTAAAAGCTTTCATTTTTGTAACAATGGCGAAGTAGCGATCTCGGAGAAGTACAGATTTGAACGAAATGTAACAGAAGAGGCTTCCGAGGGTTTTAgaggttttgatgttttggggAAGTGGTGACAAAGTAACTCAATATTACAGATAGGCCCCTCACTTTTTGACAAATCCAACGTAGTCCCTAACTTTGTATTCGATATAATTACTACTAGCAAAGTAGcaatacaacaaaaattcataCTAATCGTATCAATTGGAGTTTGAATATACAGTTAATGGAAGGAATATtagtcaattttgttttggcaaaATATTGAACAACATGGTGCAAACATTTTGGGTGAATCTGTATAATATAATACTTTGATCAATTCAGAAGAAAAGGAGACAAAGTTCTTCCTCCAAGTCTCCaacgaccaaaaaaaaaaaggactaAACTTCTGAGAAAAAACATCTCTGAGATCCCTAAACAATGTAATGGTAAACTAACTCACCTGGCTAAAGAATACAACAGATGGAAAGTTAATAACTTAAAATCAGATCATAAATTCAGTATCTGAACAAAAGTGAGTGAAGACTTGTTGTTGTAACAAAGCCTTCATCCATATCGCCTTTTCTTTGACGCTGGTTTGGTTTGGTGCCAAATTCTAAAACGCCATCCGCCCAGCAAGCCTACTCTCTGAGATTCGTCTGTCTATCGCTGCATTTATCGAGTTCATCtgcaaaccaaaagaaacaaacttggTGTTGAGTTAAGAAGTTGGATGCTTTATTTTGAAAGAGTTAAGTGCGTATTGTTTTGGTTCCCCAAGGCAGTGAGATTGTGCAAAGGTACCAAACTTTGCAGagttaagaatataaaaagagCTGACCTGGGTTTGAAACCAAACCTGTAGAGTATGATCTTGTGGAACCAATCACCACATTTTTAATACAATACAATAGACAGgaaatataatgaaaaacaaacagataCAAACGCTATGTTTCTCACTACCTACTATTGCAAGCTACAAATGATACCTTTCGAACATTGATTCAAAATGCTCAAGTTTCTTGCCTAAGTCCTTCTTATCATATTCTAAGGGAAGAAATTATAAACTGAATAATACGGTGGTACCTCTTAGCACAGAAACAATAGGATCTGGAACagaaatgtataaataaagCCTACCGAATGGGTTAGACTTGCAAAAGCAAACTCTTCTTAACTTTAAAAAGGGTAAATCAGAACTTACCTGGCTGGTTTCATCGTGCACTTTGTATTTTGGTAAGGACATTCTTCTTTCCTCCTGCAGATACAGACACATTGCGTCAGATTGGAAAACCAAATGGTTCATTACTCGAAACTTTTCCAATTGTAACCATTCCAACATGATGCATAAGAAATTAGGAATAAACTAACCATAGACATCGCTTCATCATCCCATACAAGATAGACCTCATTAGGCTGATTGCTAGGAGCTTTGTTTGCAATTACAGGAGGTGGACCAATTGAAGGACCGCTAGTGTTTGGGCCAGAGGCATAAGAATGAGCATTAGTCCCACCTACGgcaacaaaacatgaaaaagataTTACAATTTGATACAAAACAGCTAAACCAAATGTAAGTCAATGATTCTACGAACTTGGGATTGAACCTGGAATAGAATTGTTAGGCGGATAAGCATCTGCTGATCCTAAAGCATCTGCATGAGATGGTTGCTGAGCCCCACCAACAGGCAGAGGAGCAGAAAATGGTGGAGCTTGAGAAGGAATGCTGTTATTCACAACAGGGAACAGAGGTTGAGGAACTGGCATTGCAGGTGATGATGTAGGAATTCCAGGAGGAGTTACTCCAGTGACTGGTGATGGTTGTATGGCAGGAGCTGAGGTTGGAGTTGGAGTCATCCCCATATTTTGAACAGGAAAAAGTGGTTGTGGTCGATACCCTAAATGGGCAGCTGGAGGTACAGAAAGAGCTGGATTTTGAGGATACCATTGTTGCGGACGAGGAGGTGGCATTTGCCATACAGGAGCAGGATGACGCATAGGAGGACCCGGATAATACCTGCTAACACGAAATATTTTATCATGGTCAATAGCCATACATATTACAATATCTAAGATCATGAACTATTTCAAAAAACTGTTTACTACAGGTGTTATTGTGGTCTTGAAGAGGAGCAAAAGAATGGTTCTAGGACAAAGTTCTATCCTGAAAAATCACGAGAACAAGCTAGGGAAACTAAGAACCTTATGGGTCATAGTTGGTTAAGTGCAACAATATCTTAGATAACGATCTATTTCAAAAAATGTTTACTACGGGTGTTATAGTGGTCttatagaagaacaaaagtagaaaagtTCTAGGACAGAGACAAACTAAAGAAACCAAGAACCTTTTGCATCAAGagaactaaaagaaaaaaagttccCCATCATTTAGCATGGAtcggatttttaaaaacagagacaaCATCTAAGAATTCAACAAGTAACGGCCATAGAGAGAGTATAGTATAATTAGTACATACATTGGTCGTGCAGGTACAGCACCAGGTACTTGTTGAGGCGGATATACCATTCCATATGGTCTAGGAACTACACCACCAAGAGGGGCAGAAGGAATCTCAACTTTTGCAACTTTGGCTGGAGGCTCATCCTCTGCAGAAAACATGACTTCAGTTCAAAAGGTACCATATGAAACAAGCaaacataacaataatatataataactttgATAAGGCAAAAAGCCGCATGCAAAATCAAAACGAATTCATGACCACTAGATGCAATAGATCTACAACACTTGATGAAGAGACATACAAATTTATCGCCTTACTTCTCTAAATCAATTGCTCATAATCTAAACAGTACTCTCACTATCTCAAATGCATACCTTCTTCTCCATAATGAGCAGTCAAGACATGGGGTGGAATTCCTTGCATTCCATATATTTCAATATCAGTTGAATCTCGACCGTCTTTAGCATTAGGAACTCTGGTGTGAAAATTGTAGATAATTTCAAAGTTAGTAGTGTCATGGAATCAAATTCCAAATTCAACAGGCAAACACATTGAACAGTACCACAAATTCCAAGAAAAACCTATcaagcaaaagcaaaagcaaaagactgtttctttacaaaaattgCAAtcagaaattagggtttatgacCAGACATATACAAATTAACCAAACCCATTCAAGAGATAATCCAAAAAAACGATTCAAATTCCAGCAAACATACACAATCAACCGATTCAAACCACAACACAACAGTCACAATTAGCGCAATCTAACAGAAATCAAACGACAATCACACACaacaagagcaaaaaaaaaatcagaacttGAACAAAGATCATAGAGGCAACAACCCTAATATTCCAAATCAACctaacacaacaaaaagagCCATAGGGAAAGggtaaaaagaaaaggcaCATACTTTGTAACATTCTCTTTATGAACCTGAAGAACATGAATCACCATGCCACTAGCTGTAGAAAGCTTCTTATGACAGACATGACACTTAAAGTGCTTAGCTTTCTGATGCTGCACAAGaatcttctcatcatcaaacTCTCTATCGCAGTAATAACACCACACCTTCTCTGtagctctcttcttcttcttacccATCACTAAATCTTTCTCCTATTTGTTGATTTCAAGATTTGAtctcaaaattgaaatctcCAATCTCTCAAAAGTCTCGTTCTTTGTCTCCTTCCTCCGCTCGCTAGGGTTTCTAATTGGTACAAAGCGTTTTCTCGATTTCTTCTACGATCTTcagattctctgttttttatttatttttactttatctAATGGTTACTATCTTGTATTTATAAGAAAAGGTACTTTCTTGTGTAATATTTCGTAAAGAACCCATAACtcttgtttaattatatatttttccaaaatgcTTAGTAAGTTATATAATGATACTATTAGTATTGGTTATGTTATCCGTTAGGATGGTCAAGTGGTCTAAGAGCAACCTCATTAGACAACTTTTTATAGAtgtttttagtataaataaataataaaattaaagacatttcacttttgttgtgtttaaaGTGTCTCTACAGAAACACAAATCTCAAACTAAAaacattcataatttttttattattattatttatagttttatatttaaagacATCTACATATAAGTGACCAATGTGGATGCTCTAAGGCCTTAGACTCAAGTTTTGGTCCTCGTAAGAGGGTGTGGGTTCAAACCCCACTTCtgacataattttttattctttcaagagttaattttctttgtcCAATGAAATCTCAAATTAACTTAATCTCAaattaacttaaaataaactgtgagaaaacagaagaagattaaCCAACAAAGTAAGTAATCTCTCTTACAAAGAAACTTTGACCAGAAAAAAGGAATCCATGTAacagataagaagaagagactatAAGAGCTAAGAATTACATAACtattagaaaagattataaatagagaaaaaaacagaagaagattaaccaaaaaagTAACTAGTCTCTATTACAAAGAAACTTTgaccaggaaaaaaaaagaagagcaatTCCTATaacaaataagaagaagagacgatAAGAGCTAAGAATTAGATAACtattagaaaagattataaataGAGGATAGCTATTCATTATTTCTTAAGTACATGAAACacttgcaacaacaaaaaagttaaagataTGGGTGCTAAATGGAATTCAATGATTATAATGGTGTTTGTGGTGACAATGGTTATAGCAATGGAAAATGTCAATGGAGAGACGAAAGCTCAATGCCATGAAGATTGCATTCTAGGTTGTGCCACCACAGGAAGAATTCCGATCACGTGCCTTCAGAATTGTTACCGTCGATGTCCCGGCAAACCTCGTCGTACATTAGGTAACCATTTTTCAGAaggtaaaaacaaacaaacaatctaaCAATTTTGGAAATATGTCAAAGAAAATCTATTTTAATGATTATTGAGATTTTTActaactatataaaatatattcccctttgtataaataaatttgaagtaAGTTTGACTagtgtaataataataatagattAACAATGGAATGTTCAAATGATTGAACGGTATGCTAATGTTTCGAAAATGtggtgaaaaataaaatagcaaCATAACGTTTTGAAATAGTAAAATTTTGAGATATATTTCGGTAATAAAGTGTTTTAAATCTTAGAAACATCATTGTCACTGTTTAGGTATACATATAGTcctgaaaatattattttttaaattaaactcAAGAGATTATTTGGAAAAACTAAAGGTTAAAATAATCGATGGTTCTAATTTGTATAGTGGAAGCGCAGAAATAGAAGAGACGATGAGTCATGAATCAGTGTTGGACTCTTGGGACTTTTAAACTagctcttcttctacttttgtATCCTCCTTATGTAATATGAtcattgt
This sequence is a window from Arabidopsis thaliana chromosome 1 sequence. Protein-coding genes within it:
- the UFO gene encoding F-box family protein (UNUSUAL FLORAL ORGANS (UFO); CONTAINS InterPro DOMAIN/s: F-box domain, cyclin-like (InterPro:IPR001810), F-box domain, Skp2-like (InterPro:IPR022364); BEST Arabidopsis thaliana protein match is: Galactose oxidase/kelch repeat superfamily protein (TAIR:AT5G15710.1); Has 431 Blast hits to 429 proteins in 44 species: Archae - 0; Bacteria - 0; Metazoa - 0; Fungi - 0; Plants - 431; Viruses - 0; Other Eukaryotes - 0 (source: NCBI BLink).); its protein translation is MDSTVFINNPSLTLPFSYTFTSSSNSSTTTSTTTDSSSGQWMDGRIWSKLPPPLLDRVIAFLPPPAFFRTRCVCKRFYSLLFSNTFLETYLQLLPLRHNCFLFFKHKTLKSYIYKRGGTNDDDSNKAEGFLFDPNEIRWYRLSFAYIPSGFYPSGSSGGLVSWVSEEAGLKTILLCNPLVGSVSQLPPISRPRLFPSIGLSVTPTSIDVTVAGDDLISPYAVKNLSSESFHVDAGGFFSLWAMTSSLPRLCSLESGKMVYVQGKFYCMNYSPFSVLSYEVTGNRWIKIQAPMRRFLRSPSLLESKGRLILVAAVEKSKLNVPKSLRLWSLQQDNATWVEIERMPQPLYTQFAAEEGGKGFECVGNQEFVMIVLRGTSLQLLFDIVRKSWLWVPPCPYSGSGGGSSGGGSDGEVLQGFAYDPVLTTPVVSLLDQLTLPFPGVC
- a CDS encoding GTP-binding family protein (GTP-binding family protein; FUNCTIONS IN: RNA binding, GTP binding; LOCATED IN: cytosol; EXPRESSED IN: 20 plant structures; EXPRESSED DURING: 9 growth stages; CONTAINS InterPro DOMAIN/s: K Homology, prokaryotic type (InterPro:IPR009019), K Homology, type 2 (InterPro:IPR004044), Small GTP-binding protein (InterPro:IPR005225), GTP-binding protein Era (InterPro:IPR005662), GTP-binding protein, HSR1-related (InterPro:IPR002917), K homology-like, alpha/beta (InterPro:IPR015946); BEST Arabidopsis thaliana protein match is: RNA binding;GTP binding (TAIR:AT5G66470.1); Has 21534 Blast hits to 19384 proteins in 2851 species: Archae - 72; Bacteria - 16256; Metazoa - 383; Fungi - 140; Plants - 214; Viruses - 0; Other Eukaryotes - 4469 (source: NCBI BLink).); this translates as MKAFRSLRILISISRTTTKTTPRNPHQAQNFLRRFYSAQPNLDEPTSINEDGSSSDSVFDSSQYPIDDSNVDSVKKPKEATWDKGYRERVNKAFFGNLTEKGKVKVAEEESSEDDEDSVDRSRILAKALLEAALESPDEELGEGEVREEDQKSLNVGIIGPPNAGKSSLTNFMVGTKVAAASRKTNTTTHEVLGVLTKGDTQVCFFDTPGLMLKKSGYGYKDIKARVQNAWTSVDLFDVLIVMFDVHRHLMSPDSRVVRLIKYMGEEENPKQKRVLCMNKVDLVEKKKDLLKVAEEFQDLPAYERYFMISGLKGSGVKDLSQYLMDQAVKKPWEEDAFTMSEEVLKNISLEVVRERLLDHVHQEIPYGLEHRLVDWKELRDGSLRIEQHLITPKLSQRKILVGKGGCKIGRIGIEANEELRRIMNRKVHLILQVKLK